The DNA region TATTGGGAAAgcgacaaaaagaaaaggaagaccGCATGCGCCTAGGTAAGAAAGTCCCTACTCGCCCTATACATCATGCAGAccagtttttattttttactataatataatatctatatcttATATATCATATGTCATTATTCAATATCACTGAACATTACTCGGACTCctagcaaatttttttttttaaaaaaacacggataagggaaaaaaataaagaaaaagtcttgataattttttttgttataaaagaGTCCAAGATttagtacaataaaaaaatcgtatataattttgtaattcTACTAAATATTAAATCTACGATCTCGAAGTCAGTAGTGCCACCGCGTCATGTCCTCTTTTGAGAGTCTTAACAAAAACTTGATGGGTATAGAAGGAACAAGAAAAACACTTAAGAACTGCATGCGTAGAAATTCTcgacatgattttttttcattttatgtagattaaattatatattagcTCATAAATTTATCTTATATGAAAATATCTCACTAAATATCACAAATATATAGTTTATTCAATATTTACaatattatctttttatttgaattatatatatatatatatttgtttctaCTAATACAGTATTAATATTTCAGTATAAACTAATatacttaataataatataatattataacatACTCATATAAACATAATCATAACGCTTTATCAgaatatgtatataacattttattttttgatattttattacCGTAAAACTAAGTGATCATATCTCactattcttttatttatttcaatgaaTTAACTAATTTGTAAAACTGAATATACATAAAATactttataaattttctacaTTGTTACCCGAATCCAAAATCTTACTTAACCGAAATAAGTGTCGAACTGCTTGAACCAACATGGGATTATTATCCGAATCCAAGATCTTACTTAACCAAAATAATGAATCCAAAATCTTACTTAACTGCAATAAGCGTCAAACTGCTTGAACCAACACGGGTTGATATAACCAACACGGGTTGATATAGAGGTCCAAGCAGTGTTGGCTGAGATATTAAATCTTTAATTGTCAAATATGGATGTGTGCCCTCTAATTAGCTTTTAAGAACTCAAGTTTACTCTTTTGAGTATAAATGCACATATTTACATGAAACATGTTTCTATTTTTTCACGAATTTCGTTATCACCAATTAATTTCAATGTGAGAGCAATGGCAAGAGCCGATCTCTGGCGTCATGTGGGAGTGAAGTGCACTTCCAGAGGAACTAATCCTCTTAATGACTGATCGTGCTCACTTATAATATATGCTAAGTTGACAGTTTGTCCCACTCAACATCAGATTTAGTTTTATTTACGGATAGATAGACTTAGAGGGTCTGGAAAATTTTCTGAAGTGAACAGAGCAGACCTCAGGCCAAGTTCAGTAaacatcttcacctttcctcCTATAAACATAATCAGAAAAGAACACTCCAAACTCAAGACCTTATTACAGGAAACTGCCGGAAACACTAAAACAAGAACAACCGAAGACCGAAAAACTGCTCTCTTATTCCGGATTGATGTATATACTCCATATCACGCGTGCGCATGCATCAGACCTATCGCCGCCGCATACTTACTTTAAGACTCGCCTCCGCTCCCCTCCATCCACGGTTCTCCTACTGCTCTCACTCTCCGGCAGCCCATCATCCGCCACCTACCGCCTCTTCACCCTCTCTCTGCCACCTCTCCATCTCCTCTTCTTGTCTCCTCGCCTCCTCTTGCTCCCTCTCCGCTCgctctctcctcctcctccggtCCTCTTCGTGCTGCcgcatctctctctctctctcatattCCTGTCTCCTCCTACTCCTGTGTTCCTCTTCTTGCTCCCTCCGACCCTGACCCTCCTCTTCTTGCTCCCTCCAACGTCGTTCCTCCTCTTCCCActccctctcctcttcctcttctctcctcctcctcccctcttcttcctcccgccgtctctcttccttctccttctctctctccctctcttcttcctcccttctcctcttctcttcctcctctttccTTCTcgcctcttcttcctcctcctctctccttctctcctcttcttcctcccgccgtctctcttcctcctccctctGCCTCGCtttctcctcctctctctccctctcttcttcctccctctgcctctctttctcctcctctctctccctctcttcttcctcccttctcctcttctcttcctcctcctctctctccctttcttcctcctccctcctcctctcAGCCTCTTCTTCCCTCTCCTTCTCAATCTCTTCCTCCATTaacctctcctcttcctccgcACAAGAGGTGCATTCCAGTATCACCGAGTCTGCCTGCGGTGCCATCAGTTCGTCCACCGTCGTGTTTGGGACATTGAATGAAGCCGCCAGCACGTCCTTCCCCAGGGCCTGAAGTACTGAACTCTTTCCGGCCAAAAACTGGGGATAGTTCCTTCGAGTTGTGGTGCTGAACCCCATGAAGACGAACGAGTCATTGTTGTACGACATCTGAGCCATGGGATAGAACCGGCGGACCATGAACACGTCTCCTTCATTGACCCGGAACCTGGTACTCTTGCAATCCGATTCCTTAGAGCTGCTGGAACAGACCAACCTGATCATCCCCTGCCCGTGCAATACAATTGCTACCTCTGTAGCTTGAGGATTCCAATGCGGCCCCATCATTGAACCCTTTACACAAAGCAGAGTAAGGAAAGAGTTCACACGAAGTTACTGATATTGTTATCTCGCTCGATTAATTAGATGATGCGCTTGCTAATGGACTAACCCTTGTTAGGTTCACCAAGAAGATCCCGATATTTGCATGCTTCAACGAGCGCGCATCTTTTTTGGTCACTGTTAGGCTCCATCCATTGCAATTCTCGAAGTCCTTGTCCGCATCATACACGTTGTATGCTCTCGTCTTCTTCTTATTGTAACCTATACTCCCAGCACCGGTGAGGTAGGATTTCAACATACGAGCTTCCCACTCCCAGAAAATATGCTTCTTCGACTCTGAAGCAGCAGTGGCATGGATGATAGGCGGTGGCCTAGTTGCACTCAATATCTCTTCGATCAGTTCCTCGGGAGCCTTCATTATacccaggaaaaaaaaaaactcatgaaTCCATTGGAGATGACACAAATATGAGTAATCCACATTGTAAAATTTTGATTGTACACTAGATTTCTCAGCGGAGTTAAGCCTGGTCATATCAATCCTTTATTAGACCTTCAACTGTATCAATTAAATACCAAATTATAGGGAAGCAAAGTGAAAAATGAATGTCCCAAATGTACCTTGAAAGCTTCTTGGAGGACTTTCCTATCGAAACCCCGGAGGAGATCACCAACACTAGAATATGCGCCGATCAAAGGTTCCTGCATTATCGAGATAGCACGATTGAAAAACAAGTAAAAGgtgatatatttattataatacttATGCCATACATAAGAGTCGTCATCAGGGTTGGTGAAGAATGCATGAATCCGAAGCTTCTCGCGCTGGGGATCTAAATCGCTTTGAACATGAAATATTGTGCCAGGTGGGAGCCGATAAATGTCTCCTCGCCTCAGATTGACCCTCCGAGCGTCATCTTCGTCGACCCAGGTCAACCTTCCgcttcctaaaaaaaaaaaaaaaaaaattgcacaaTTCAACAAAAATCTATTTCCATATGATAAGTTGCTAGAGAACAACACTAGCTTGGTTGAAAATTTCTGTTCGAACCGCTTCGTTAAAATAGGCATTCTAGTAACCTCATTGTCACCAACTTATGTGTCCAGTGATGTTTCAATCTAAAGCCACGGTCGAGCATGCAATGCATGATCGTGTTGATTTGCCACGGGGGGCCAATATGATGGTCCGATGCACATAGCGCGGGAACCAATTCAGGTCAAATTTCAAAAGCTTAGATGCACGGGACACTCTTGCTTCATCAGGTCAAATACGCAAAAGCCCAGGACCAAACCGTAACGATGCCAGGAGAGATCGAACGCCAAAAGAGGTCGAAGGGGCATGATGATCTCAAGATACTTACCTGTACGGACGTAGAGCACCATATCCGCATGCAGAAGGACGGGAAGGAACAGAGCGTTGGGCTCCAGGGTGATGAACTGGAGATGATAGAACCCTCTCCGTCCATTGCCGACGTCGACGGCCGAGACCTCCCCGTACTCAGTCACTGCGATCCGCGTCCTCTCGTCTCTCCTCACCATCGACCCCGGAGCACCCGCAGAACCGTCCCCGGAAACAGTGTAGCAGCAGAGGAGCAACAAGAAGCAGCACAGTATGAAGGGCCTTAAAGAGAGTGAGAGTGGCCTATTTACGGCTGATGATGATTCGTTGGACGCCATTGATGAAGGGAGTGAGTGATTGCAGCTTCTCAGGCTGTCTGATGATTTTATTTGATCATGAGTGATACGAAAAAACAGTGAATGGACAGGGAGTTCGGAGAAGGCGACGTGGCGTTCATGCAGACAGGTGCATGGGGATGGCTGCCACGTGGCTGAATGCGGAGGACACTTCATTTCTCCCGCCGCGATCTACAAGGTTTGGTTTTACAGATTCTCGACATGCATGGCGGGGGGGGGGAAGAAAGGAGATAGGATCGGAATTTCCTTTTCGGTTACGATAGGATCGGAATTTCTGGAAGGGGttgtttgaattttcttcctaGGTTAATTTGTCTGATATTCTCGATCGATTTTGCAAACTCATCATAGGATTTTCGATATCCACTGTCCGCGTACGCAATCTCGATAACAAATTTATGTTTTCCATCTATTTTGTGTTCGATTTTCTGCCTCGGTAAATGATCTTATATGCATCGCCCGAGACATAAAGTTATAGGGACCATGCCACGCACTTGTATGATCAGCAATTCTCATCCTATGTCCTTCAGGATGAGGAGGGTATCTTAAGCATTTGGCATATTGAATGAATAACACACGACATTATATTATAAACACTTGGGGGCCGTACGCTTAATTGAATGAGTAATTCTAGAATATATAAGTCATGAGAATGCGCTCAACCCCAAATTAAATGCTCATTTAGCTAATTTTAGCTTCAGCAGTGTAGAAGTCCAACAGAACCATTGCATGAAGCATCTCGTGACAAGATCGAGTCAGCCCGAATGATAATTCAAAAGTTGCGGGAACCTCACTCAAAAAGGATGcactacatatatattgcaataTATTTAGTGGATGCGTAAAATACTTTCTCGTACGACAGAACGGCTAACTTGAGTTTCTGAATGTTCTCTTTCCTAGGAGTTAGGCCCAGTGCCCTCTAAGTAGGGCTGGGCCATAACTTTGTACTAATGAGGCCTATTGCTCGGTCTTATAGGCCATCGGCAAGGTGCCGGCAAAACAACCACTGCCTAATGACTTCACGTATGGCTAAAAACAACCATTAGTTTTGATGTGCATGAAAGAGATCAATATAATGCGGGCATGGATATTATCACAGAACGATACTATTTATTCAGAATATGTGAGATATGGTAATTTCTACTTTCTGCAATAGAATAAGTCCGCATTTCTAACCTTGGCTCCAGTTTTCGCCCTTCTTCATTTCCAGTCCGAATTTGACGATTGATTGATCATATAACATACATTTCATACTCTTACAGATGATGCGTGGAAAAAACGTAATTTTGAGTTCATTTTCATCACAGAGGTATACTCTTTTGCAGCATACAATTAAcataaaatcattaatttgattcatggaagagtatatatataatatctacaCGGATGATATTTCTTAAATTTgggtataaataaataaggtaGGATCATTTGATGGTGGGAAGTGGGTGTGTTTCTGCTGTCTTGATCTTCATCAACATTATTTTCCAACTTGTGCATGCTGAGTGTGACCCAATCCAAATTCCTCTCACCCAACTAACGTGGCTGGATTAAGGTGATTCGATGTAGGGGTGTGCATGGATACCAAGTATAACCGGAAACGGTTGGAACCTGCCCGTTATGGTAGGGTTCTAGTAActccaataaaaaatatggTAGGGTTCGGATAGTAATTTAAGAAATCGGTGACAATAAGTTCTTGTTCTAAGGTAGAGAGTATCCACATAACCGGTACCTAGaacctatattttttttggaaaaaattattttatatttatgtaatCATCTATATGCGTGTCAATAGTTACAGAATCCTAAAGAGAGCGCACTTGCTTTCTCTACTAAGGAAAGCtacatcatcttttttttgtagCTAAATAGTTACATAATCTTTTAGTTGCTTATTTGTTGTGTCTAGTACATAATAGTAAGGAGAGTTACATAATCATTTAGTTCTATAGATTGATGGGTGAATGAGATTCGATTAATCTATGTCGATATTTATCTGTTTTGCGTGATTGTGAATGAGatcttttcgattttatttattgtgttcaaagaggagaaaaaaaagagggaaaaagtTACCAGTTTCATCCGGGTACTCGGAACCTATAGTATAATTCAGGTTTCAGGTCCCAACATGGTAGGTTTTAGAAAGTGTGCTTTGCATGCCAGGGACTGAGCACCGTAAAAAAGAAGGTACTCGGACCTGTACACTCTCAATTCGACGCctcttttctttaaataaagtTACGGATTCGAAAAAATCttgtaaataaagaaaattcgcgaattgaaaattttacctTTTAGCAAACTAATCTTACTCAAAACTAAATTAATGGAGCTTCATTGAATTCCGAATATCAATCGGTTGCAagtctaaaaagaaaattcctcTCACCCGAGGGGAAAGTGTCCTGGTCGTCTTGTCAAACCTCAAAGTCCAAGTGGCCTTTTGCTGAAACatgcaaaattatttcatttttctttatgaATGATAtccaatataaaataaaaaaaatcattagtCTGACCCCCTCCCGACCATAGATAGAATATCTAATATTACATTGCGTGGTCCCATCCTACTATTATTCAAACTAAAATAAGAAACAATATGCACACAAACTGAATAGGTCATAAATCAAACTAAGCTAGAGCAGTGGTCCCGTCTATAATTACATACTCGCTTTAGGAAAGTCTTTAATTCCCGGAGAACACGTAAGATTCGGCCTGCACATTATGCATTGACAATCGCGACTGAAGAGGGTCACTGGTTCAGCCCCGATCCCAACCCTCCATAAATAAAGCagtcttaatttcaatttgagATGATCTGGTATGGTTACATGAAACTGCATATATCATGGCTCGTATTACTTGGTCCAGCTCCCGACCCTACATAAACAAAAGCCATAATTTCGATTTGGTATGAGACGTAACAATTGAAGTCATAGGTGACGTACCCCTTGATCATGTGTGGTGACATGAAACTACATATATTATGGCTCGTACTTTGTGTcgtatgattttcttttttatgaataaataagAGATCGGGTGGATCAGCATATCAATTCCCACATGGTGTAATCATATAAGCTCGAATCTTGCCccgaaattttttatttagggGGCGTTTGGTTGGATATAATCAAGGTGGGAATTTGAAATTCCTACCTAGATGACGCCCTCAATTACACCCTATGGTGTAATCtctctttttaaaatatatatttatataaatatacttatatttatataaaatattagtatatatatatatagatataaacataatctaatctaatataaatataaatatttatatctatatacatacaaaataaatatcaatataaatattcatatttatatatacattaaatataaatatttttttattaatacttataaaatattttattaaaatttttgatgaatttttaaataaaatatttgtatagacatatatttatataaatagtatgtattatatatttatattaaatatttatatattatttgaatatttatattaaatagtaatattaacaaataacaaatacttatataaaaataataataaaatataatgtaTATGGGTATATTTGTAAATTTACTTTACTTTCTCATCGATTTActtaatatatcaaatatagcaatctcatattattttataatttcccAAATTCTCCGTAATATAACATTATAGCAATCCAAATGGCCCCTTAAGTCAAAATTATACCGGGACCCAAGGGTATATGGTGCGTTCTTGTCACACTGTAAATTGTCTTAGATTATGTTTGTTTGGGCTTAAAATAAAgcacttaaaattaagtgctgaaaatGTAATCACTTAAAAGAATAAGTGTTTAAAAAGTTAAGTGTTGAAAACTTATAGTTTTCTAGggttatatttatattctgcccaatattactttttttttatagtttggccccatattttttaattcaattactgaaaaaagagaggagaagACAGTATTGGAGAGGGCAGAGGGGAAAGGAGGAAGTGGTGGCCCAATCGAGGAGTGGACCAGATTGCAAAATCAAAAAGTTTAGGGGCAGACTGTAAATAAGCCAAAAGTAACCTCATTGAGCGAATGAACAAACATTGAGCTGAATGATTAAGTATGTCTTAGATTACTTAATGATTCAACATTTTTTTGATTGAATcattaagttaagttaaattgCATATTATGTTATCAAATAAGCTTAATTCCATTAagtgttaaaaaattaatttcagcaTTGAAGTTATCAAACACAATCTTACTTACGTTCTTTACTTTCTTGGCAAAAAAGTAGTGGAGCCATTGACAAGCTAGAAATTAAAGTACAAGAGTCGACCGTTTAATATCAGAAAGCcaaattccttttttctttttttcttacagagaaaaaaggaggaaaatttcatcattaccaatatatatatatatatattatatatgaaaacaaattaCGAGCTGAATTTTCATGCCGTcacatcattaaaaataaaaatataactcTTTCTCCTTGCCACATCATCACTTATGcattaaagaattttttttatcattaattttgaaatatttcttTTGATATTTGATGGAATATACAATCTTACATTATAagacatgtatatatttttaatacaatggaatatataatgtaattttatcttgataactatatatatatagtcggAAAATACATATATCCGGGTGCTCATATATGTGGtatgtaaattaaaaaaaaacaatgaaagtGTTTTATATATACTACTCATACCATTTTTATATTGATAAATACATATACGTATAgccatttatatatactaaagGAATTATGTCCATATTCTCATTAAGAagatatgtatgtatattgaCCTGCAGCAATCAAAATGATCTTATAAAAGAGGCAATAAGAATAAATTATTCACGATATccaacatatatttttcatcattCTATCTTCGTTTAGCAAATACGATATTGTATTTCCggacttatatatattctgtGTTGTATGCTTATTCAACAGAAACACCGAACTTTCAtcaaaaagatatataattctattatagaaataaatatatgcttttaatacaatgaaacaacaaaaagcaaccaaaatattttattaacattCTTTTGATAGTATACATAACATGTCAAAATACCACCTTTCTTATTAAGTAAATGAAACCAAAACGGTAagcaatatatattaataatattcttttgaTAGCATACATAACAGGTCAATCACTTTTCTTATATATGtttgatatatatgaattacaTAATAGAATTTAAAGATAACACAAAATCTTGCATTATAGGGATAcgtatgttttttttttcgattacaatagGAGGCTCATGGCCTAATACaaggaaatggaaatgaaatctaaataaaggggcacaaGTAGTCCCATTGATGATAATCGAACCTGGAACCTCTAGGTTACCAGGCGATTGTGTTAGTCATTGTACTACACTCCATTTCTCAGGAATACGTATGTTTTGATACAATGAAATATGTATTGTAACTTTTATTTTGGCAGCTATATAATATGCAAATATATAgttatttgatatattataggaacgtgtatatatatagttgaagATATATTGCACATATAAAGTTTCGTTATATATTGGAGCCATATATAGACGGCATTTACACGTAATCtttatcattatatttttgtttgcaaAGACATCTTGGTGTCTTTGCGGactttatatgtatattgtgTTGCATGCATTCAACACCAACACCAATCGACCCATTTCAATTTGATCGTTTCAAAAAAGATTCATTAGGTTTTTTTCTTCACTtactttattattatattttgtttggagaaattattattttctatgaTTGATTATATTTGCTCGCTTTTCATTCAGTTCATCTTTTAACACATttgtataatatttttttttattttcttttgattgatatatttactaacttattttaatttaattttattcttttcacGTATGTCTCAATTTTCTTTAACGAGTTTTTAATtcgtgtatatatttataacatttttttctaccaaaataattaagagattatTTGTACGGTCCCATGCAACACATAGGTATTCAACTAGTTTTATatagttttcaaaaattatacgGACCAAGTGCAAAAAGGATATtctttcttcttaattttgtGT from Punica granatum isolate Tunisia-2019 chromosome 3, ASM765513v2, whole genome shotgun sequence includes:
- the LOC116198738 gene encoding vicilin-like seed storage protein At2g18540 → MASNESSSAVNRPLSLSLRPFILCCFLLLLCCYTVSGDGSAGAPGSMVRRDERTRIAVTEYGEVSAVDVGNGRRGFYHLQFITLEPNALFLPVLLHADMVLYVRTGSGRLTWVDEDDARRVNLRRGDIYRLPPGTIFHVQSDLDPQREKLRIHAFFTNPDDDSYEPLIGAYSSVGDLLRGFDRKVLQEAFKAPEELIEEILSATRPPPIIHATAASESKKHIFWEWEARMLKSYLTGAGSIGYNKKKTRAYNVYDADKDFENCNGWSLTVTKKDARSLKHANIGIFLVNLTRGSMMGPHWNPQATEVAIVLHGQGMIRLVCSSSSKESDCKSTRFRVNEGDVFMVRRFYPMAQMSYNNDSFVFMGFSTTTRRNYPQFLAGKSSVLQALGKDVLAASFNVPNTTVDELMAPQADSVILECTSCAEEEERLMEEEIEKEREEEAERRREEEEREREEEEEKRRREEEEREREEEKERQREEEEREREEEKARQREEEERRREEEEERRREEEEEEARRKEEEEKRRREEEEREREKEKEERRREEEEGRRRREEEEEREWEEEERRWREQEEEGQGRREQEEEHRSRRRQEYEREREMRQHEEDRRRRRERAEREQEEARRQEEEMERWQREGEEAVGGG